From Bernardetia sp., the proteins below share one genomic window:
- a CDS encoding lysozyme, which yields MRYVTITTLSIFVLFITSFTSNSTHTVAYPTMSIEEDDEVTLDEVELTYTWDSLITRIKSREGLMLEPYNCAAGYLTIGYGHLVTERDSALLGGITEKQADSLLRHDLNYSKRWVKKNLKLKGAKLIAITNFCFAFGTSKLYRSTLYKKIQNDEAIDTEILRWVNINGAPNPNLQEEREFELWLYTLGEKKEAYLQQLSQNAKASSENKMN from the coding sequence ATGAGATATGTTACAATAACTACTTTGTCAATTTTTGTTTTATTTATTACATCATTTACTTCTAACTCTACACACACAGTCGCTTATCCGACTATGAGTATAGAAGAAGATGATGAAGTAACTTTAGACGAAGTAGAGCTCACGTACACGTGGGATAGTCTTATTACTCGCATTAAGAGCAGAGAAGGACTTATGTTAGAGCCTTACAACTGTGCAGCAGGCTACCTTACCATTGGCTACGGTCATTTGGTTACGGAAAGAGACAGCGCACTTTTAGGAGGCATTACCGAAAAACAAGCTGATTCGTTGCTTCGCCACGATTTGAATTACTCTAAAAGATGGGTAAAGAAAAATCTTAAGCTTAAAGGCGCAAAGCTCATCGCAATCACCAATTTTTGTTTTGCTTTCGGTACGTCCAAACTTTATCGCAGCACATTGTATAAAAAAATACAAAACGATGAGGCGATAGACACGGAAATTTTGCGTTGGGTAAACATAAACGGTGCGCCTAACCCAAATCTACAAGAAGAAAGAGAGTTTGAACTTTGGCTTTATACGCTAGGCGAAAAAAAAGAAGCCTATTTACAGCAGTTGAGCCAAAACGCAAAAGCAAGTTCTGAAAACAAAATGAACTAA